A part of Gemmatimonas groenlandica genomic DNA contains:
- a CDS encoding EVE domain-containing protein codes for MRYWLIKSEPDVFSFDDLLAAPKQTTCWDSVRNSSARNFLRDGMKKGDLAFYYHSNAEPSAIVGICEVVREGYPDHTALDPSHDYYDADSNAATPTWFMVDVKAVKKLANPVGLPEIKNSAALSEMALVKVGRLSVVPVRPNEWETVIAMSEGRS; via the coding sequence ATGCGGTATTGGCTGATCAAGAGCGAGCCGGATGTGTTCTCGTTCGATGATCTGCTGGCGGCGCCCAAGCAGACCACGTGCTGGGACAGCGTGCGCAACTCGAGCGCGCGCAACTTTCTGCGCGACGGCATGAAGAAAGGGGATCTCGCGTTCTACTATCACTCGAACGCGGAGCCGTCGGCGATCGTCGGCATTTGCGAAGTGGTGCGTGAGGGCTATCCCGATCACACGGCGCTCGATCCGTCGCACGATTACTACGATGCCGACTCGAACGCGGCGACGCCCACGTGGTTCATGGTCGATGTGAAAGCGGTGAAGAAGTTGGCCAATCCCGTGGGGTTGCCGGAGATCAAGAACAGTGCGGCGCTTAGCGAGATGGCGCTGGTGAAGGTCGGTCGCCTCTCGGTGGTGCCGGTGCGGCCCAACGAGTGGGAGACGGTCATCGCGATGAGTGAAGGACGTTCGTAA
- a CDS encoding exodeoxyribonuclease V subunit gamma codes for MNVYIAPRLGVLRDHLIARLQAAPLPPRDTEIIVVQSQGMRQWLTLAMADALGCAGSVELPFPARFVRSLAASVGMSERDVDPFSRESMTWRVDDLLRDVDPGDQRYTALSRYLGDGDDRMRFGLAAQVAARFDDYQLFRHDLLEAWERGEHPLNSPHERWQAALWRALCANGAEHGARRLTRLLAHIHAAPPGSLSLPARVSVFGVSSLPPRIIELLAAIARHTEVTVYAALLPDHAASAETTPHPLAKAFGSQGQVLQRLLVAQGATVTALHDESASGSATLLALLQQEMASAGDRRANGSSELTLSADDTSLRVHAAHGKLRELEIIRDQIGHAFVTDRTLRPHDVLLLVPDISDWAPLVQSVFGANDGSVTLPFTVADRRRRDESVAAAVLRLLSLEGGRLTHSEVFGVLEQPAIHTAAGLDDGQVEYLAQITREANVRWGYDDEALARLALPAADMPTWRTGLDRLLLGQMAGAFPELVLGVLPQAGDTVGDPAAIAALSQWIDMLAVTLQSWRQSRSIADWSAALSEFLDLVVQPTSADEREGLNTVRLVMQALSTTAEQTGYTALVPFSVVRDWLEQELADDSFGSGFLSGRLTVAALKPMRSVPFKVIAVAGLDDAAFPRRDRRPAFDLLSCEARDGDRNLRDDDRQLFLDLLMAAESRVVLTYSGNDPRDNAARAPSIVVDELLDHLDRRTNGSARAKLVLRHPLQAFSDRYVSTDDPRLISFSPLAGKASVPADADGFPFFVDTVPDLVNDDVAEISLRNLTSFWSNPSQWFCEQVLRLRLPDAGATDSPDSELHWLNKLKQGGVRADILRSVMTGRRDVEWMQRQLVAVGKLPPGALGASWFTRLENEARPVIDALPEGARTSAALTVLGTDWCITGAVEGVIENARYVVRTGSVSARHRIVAWVEHVVMCAARQQGAEVPGTTVLTYPDSKKEKAIVESMIEVPNATDVLDGWISAMHDARRAPLPFFPNAAEAYRASMVHNAKIALNPKSRAKAQLPIKKAVAAFRGNDFGAPGDESDPYLQLCFRDTLAFDASDAEFVRLTTMLFEPSWSPHMVAGAGL; via the coding sequence ATGAATGTGTATATCGCCCCGCGACTGGGCGTGCTGCGCGACCATCTGATCGCGCGACTGCAGGCGGCGCCTCTTCCGCCGCGCGACACGGAAATCATCGTGGTGCAAAGTCAGGGTATGCGGCAATGGCTCACGCTTGCGATGGCCGACGCGCTGGGCTGTGCGGGTTCGGTGGAACTGCCGTTCCCCGCGCGCTTCGTACGCTCGCTGGCCGCCTCCGTGGGGATGTCGGAGCGCGACGTCGATCCCTTCTCGCGCGAGTCGATGACCTGGCGGGTGGATGACCTGCTGCGTGACGTGGATCCGGGTGACCAGCGCTATACGGCATTGTCCCGCTATCTCGGCGACGGTGACGACCGGATGCGCTTCGGACTCGCCGCTCAAGTCGCCGCGCGGTTCGACGACTATCAGCTGTTTCGGCATGATCTGCTCGAGGCGTGGGAGCGCGGCGAGCACCCGCTCAACTCGCCGCATGAGCGCTGGCAGGCGGCGCTTTGGCGTGCATTGTGCGCGAATGGCGCGGAACACGGGGCGCGCCGGCTCACGCGACTGTTGGCGCATATCCATGCGGCCCCGCCGGGTTCACTGTCGTTGCCGGCTCGGGTCTCCGTGTTCGGCGTGAGCTCGCTGCCGCCTCGCATCATCGAACTGCTGGCAGCGATCGCGCGGCACACCGAGGTCACGGTGTATGCCGCGCTGCTGCCCGATCATGCGGCGTCGGCGGAGACGACACCGCATCCGCTGGCCAAGGCATTCGGCAGTCAAGGGCAAGTTCTGCAGCGCCTACTGGTGGCGCAGGGCGCTACGGTGACGGCACTGCACGACGAGTCGGCCAGCGGCTCGGCTACGCTGCTCGCGCTACTGCAACAGGAAATGGCGAGTGCGGGCGATCGTCGCGCGAATGGCTCGAGCGAGCTGACGCTTTCGGCCGACGACACTTCGCTGCGCGTGCACGCGGCGCACGGGAAGCTGCGCGAGCTCGAGATCATTCGCGATCAGATCGGCCACGCATTCGTGACCGATCGCACGCTCAGGCCGCACGACGTGCTGCTGCTGGTGCCGGACATCAGCGACTGGGCCCCCCTCGTGCAGTCGGTATTCGGCGCGAACGACGGATCGGTGACCCTTCCGTTCACCGTGGCCGATCGCCGCCGTCGCGACGAATCGGTGGCCGCCGCGGTGCTGCGGCTGCTCTCGCTCGAGGGCGGTCGCCTCACGCATTCCGAAGTGTTCGGCGTGCTGGAACAGCCGGCGATACACACCGCAGCCGGCCTCGACGACGGGCAGGTGGAGTATCTCGCGCAGATCACGCGCGAGGCCAACGTGCGCTGGGGGTACGACGACGAGGCACTGGCGCGTCTCGCGCTGCCGGCAGCCGACATGCCGACATGGCGCACCGGACTCGATCGGTTGCTGCTGGGGCAGATGGCCGGTGCGTTTCCGGAACTCGTGCTGGGCGTGCTGCCGCAAGCCGGCGACACGGTGGGCGATCCCGCAGCGATCGCGGCGCTGTCGCAGTGGATCGATATGCTCGCGGTGACGCTGCAGTCCTGGCGACAGTCGCGATCGATCGCCGACTGGTCGGCCGCCTTGTCGGAATTCCTCGACCTCGTCGTGCAGCCCACGTCGGCCGACGAGCGCGAGGGGCTGAACACGGTACGCCTGGTGATGCAGGCCCTCTCCACCACGGCCGAGCAGACGGGGTACACCGCGCTCGTCCCGTTCAGCGTGGTGCGCGACTGGCTCGAGCAGGAGCTCGCCGACGACAGCTTTGGCTCCGGCTTTCTCAGCGGCCGACTCACGGTGGCCGCGCTCAAACCAATGCGCAGCGTGCCGTTCAAGGTGATCGCCGTGGCCGGCCTCGACGACGCGGCATTCCCGCGACGCGACCGTCGCCCGGCGTTCGACTTGCTGTCGTGCGAAGCGCGCGACGGTGATCGCAATCTGCGCGACGATGACCGCCAGCTCTTTCTCGATCTGCTGATGGCGGCCGAGTCGCGCGTGGTGCTCACCTACAGTGGAAACGACCCCCGCGACAACGCGGCGCGGGCGCCATCGATCGTGGTCGACGAGTTGCTCGACCATCTCGATCGACGCACCAATGGAAGCGCACGGGCCAAGCTCGTGCTGCGGCATCCGCTGCAGGCGTTCAGCGATCGCTATGTCAGCACCGACGACCCACGTTTGATCTCGTTCTCACCGTTGGCAGGCAAGGCGTCGGTCCCGGCGGATGCTGATGGCTTTCCGTTCTTCGTGGACACGGTGCCCGATCTCGTGAATGATGACGTGGCCGAGATCTCGCTGCGCAACCTGACCAGCTTCTGGAGTAATCCGTCGCAGTGGTTCTGCGAACAGGTGTTGCGTCTGCGTCTTCCCGACGCCGGTGCGACCGACAGCCCGGACAGTGAGCTACACTGGCTCAACAAGTTGAAGCAGGGCGGTGTGCGCGCCGACATTCTGCGGTCGGTAATGACTGGCCGTCGAGATGTGGAGTGGATGCAGCGTCAGCTGGTGGCGGTCGGCAAGCTGCCACCCGGCGCCCTCGGCGCGTCGTGGTTCACGCGCCTGGAGAACGAAGCGCGACCGGTGATCGACGCGCTGCCCGAGGGTGCCCGCACCAGCGCCGCGCTCACGGTACTCGGCACCGACTGGTGTATCACCGGTGCGGTGGAGGGCGTGATCGAGAACGCCCGCTACGTCGTGCGCACGGGGAGCGTGTCGGCACGGCACCGGATCGTGGCGTGGGTGGAGCACGTCGTGATGTGTGCGGCGAGGCAGCAGGGGGCTGAGGTACCGGGTACCACGGTACTCACGTATCCCGACAGCAAGAAGGAGAAGGCGATCGTCGAGTCGATGATCGAAGTGCCGAACGCTACCGACGTATTGGACGGCTGGATCAGTGCCATGCACGACGCGAGGCGGGCTCCGTTGCCGTTCTTTCCGAATGCGGCCGAGGCGTATCGGGCATCCATGGTGCACAACGCCAAGATCGCGCTCAATCCGAAGTCGCGCGCCAAGGCGCAGCTCCCCATCAAGAAGGCCGTGGCCGCGTTCAGGGGAAACGACTTCGGTGCCCCCGGCGACGAGTCGGATCCGTATCTGCAGTTGTGCTTCCGGGACACACTGGCGTTTGATGCGTCCGACGCGGAGTTCGTGCGCCTCACGACCATGCTGTTCGAACCATCGTGGTCGCCGCACATGGTGGCGGGGGCCGGCCTATGA
- a CDS encoding UvrD-helicase domain-containing protein, protein MMPFNALRVALEPGITLVEASAGTGKTFAITRLVLRLLLERKVEHLGQVLVVTFTEKATQELIGRIRAVLRDADRVWSDTPPPRDAGNDDLFVLRELHGSAGAPIVRAALGALDELGVSTIHGFCHRVLSESALESRVHFGGTFLEDDTEILQRLTQDWLRRRVLHDPEVAALISDDGDDPLAWIRNLVRPYLRHPRTTIDAAPEFAPQLLKDFVLTVAKAFEQEKQARHLMGFDDLLRRLHDILVAEGSGGLLASRIRERFRVALIDEFQDTDPTQFPIFSMAFSGSPLFLIGDPKQSIFAFRNADVHAYLKAAANIERRYTLLTNFRSTDAMVRGVTQLFRNNREPFACSPDLIGVPEVTAANQVRIPEAIADDGGHALEWMWVGEMHNTSKNSIAKEQGASLAILAVTVEMQRLMANGLGAAQMAVLVRTNAEAQEIKMSLDAAGIPCVVGANQDVLASDEADELVRLAEAIATPRDGAAVRAAMATRLWGCDAVAVADTLRNDGNGAWNGVLDRLVRARTMWLRHGGATALAWLMNECGATARLLSLVDGDRRVTNVRHVLEILQEADAVSALTPDAVLGWVASERGSAITPERREMRLESDADAVQILTIHKAKGLQWPVVFCPTLWRTKSFAPKALDVPYSLTPLDDGMVLDIGSPSQALRSEQKALEQLGEDLRLTYVALTRAESRCYVTWGTFSDAAASPLGWLIQGTGDTVEREPIDTLIAASVGTMGIADVVLEAPSTRSPAPAKPPERRAALTFATAPGQLAIWRSSSFTVLTRNVSHVDSRDVDDILQPDEARRTAMHVAGFRGVPAGADIGNVLHGLFEHTDFTNPDATTDAAVQDALRAYGVTVPRDGRWTPTHIREMIDTVCRAEIPDAGFALSAVPTAATLREWRFAMPVRDFSMAAVASALETQGSDHAREYAPMLRRLRDDQFRGYLTGSIDLAFEHAGRWHILDWKSNWLGANDADYTPAALGHAMHAAHYTLQYHVYLVALHRHLRARQAGYNARNHWGQVTYAFLRGIAATGHDGWFTDAPTPELLHALDRAFGGTP, encoded by the coding sequence ATGATGCCTTTCAACGCGCTGCGTGTGGCGCTGGAGCCCGGCATCACGCTCGTGGAAGCCAGCGCTGGCACGGGAAAGACGTTCGCGATCACCCGACTCGTGCTGCGGCTGCTCCTCGAACGCAAGGTGGAGCATCTCGGACAGGTTCTCGTGGTCACGTTCACCGAGAAGGCGACCCAGGAACTGATCGGCCGCATTCGTGCGGTGTTGCGCGATGCCGATCGCGTCTGGTCCGATACGCCGCCGCCGCGCGACGCCGGCAACGACGACCTGTTCGTCTTGCGAGAGCTGCACGGAAGCGCCGGTGCGCCCATTGTACGCGCCGCTCTCGGTGCGCTCGACGAGCTCGGCGTGTCCACCATTCACGGCTTTTGTCACCGCGTGCTCTCCGAGAGCGCGTTGGAAAGTCGCGTACATTTCGGCGGTACGTTCCTCGAAGACGACACCGAGATCCTGCAGCGACTCACGCAGGATTGGCTGCGCCGGCGCGTGCTGCATGACCCGGAAGTGGCCGCGCTGATTTCCGATGACGGGGACGATCCGCTGGCGTGGATCCGGAATCTGGTGCGGCCGTACCTGCGGCATCCGCGTACCACGATCGACGCTGCGCCCGAGTTCGCGCCCCAGCTGCTGAAGGACTTCGTGCTCACTGTGGCGAAGGCATTCGAGCAGGAGAAGCAGGCGCGTCACCTGATGGGCTTCGACGATCTCCTGCGCCGGCTGCACGATATTCTGGTGGCCGAAGGATCGGGGGGGCTGCTGGCCTCGCGTATCCGCGAACGCTTCCGCGTGGCGCTGATCGATGAATTCCAGGATACCGATCCCACCCAGTTCCCAATCTTCTCGATGGCATTCAGTGGGTCTCCGCTGTTCCTGATTGGCGATCCGAAGCAATCCATCTTCGCGTTCCGGAACGCCGATGTGCATGCCTATCTCAAGGCTGCCGCGAACATCGAACGCCGCTACACCTTGCTCACGAATTTCCGCAGCACCGATGCGATGGTTCGTGGCGTCACGCAGCTCTTTCGGAACAACCGCGAGCCGTTCGCCTGCAGCCCCGACCTGATCGGTGTGCCCGAGGTCACGGCGGCAAATCAGGTGCGCATTCCCGAAGCCATCGCGGATGACGGCGGGCACGCGTTGGAGTGGATGTGGGTGGGCGAGATGCACAACACGTCGAAGAACAGCATCGCGAAAGAACAGGGCGCTTCGCTGGCTATTTTGGCGGTCACCGTAGAAATGCAGCGCCTGATGGCCAACGGCCTCGGCGCGGCTCAGATGGCCGTACTGGTGCGCACCAATGCCGAGGCACAGGAAATCAAAATGTCGCTCGATGCGGCGGGCATTCCATGTGTCGTGGGCGCGAATCAGGATGTGCTGGCCAGTGACGAAGCTGATGAACTCGTGCGGCTGGCTGAAGCGATTGCCACGCCGCGCGACGGTGCGGCGGTTCGGGCGGCGATGGCCACGCGCCTCTGGGGATGCGACGCGGTGGCGGTGGCGGATACCCTGCGCAACGACGGGAACGGCGCCTGGAACGGTGTGCTCGATCGGCTGGTTCGGGCGCGAACGATGTGGTTGCGACATGGTGGCGCTACGGCGCTGGCGTGGTTGATGAACGAGTGCGGTGCCACGGCGCGACTGCTGTCGCTGGTCGATGGCGACCGCCGAGTCACGAACGTGCGGCATGTCCTCGAGATTCTGCAGGAGGCCGACGCAGTCTCGGCGCTCACGCCCGACGCGGTGCTCGGCTGGGTGGCGAGCGAGCGCGGTTCCGCTATCACGCCCGAACGTCGCGAAATGCGGCTGGAAAGCGATGCCGATGCCGTGCAGATCCTCACCATTCACAAGGCCAAAGGCCTGCAGTGGCCTGTCGTGTTCTGCCCCACGCTCTGGCGCACGAAGTCGTTCGCGCCGAAGGCACTCGATGTACCGTACTCGCTCACGCCGCTCGACGACGGGATGGTGCTCGATATCGGTTCGCCTTCGCAGGCACTGCGCAGTGAACAGAAGGCGCTCGAACAGCTCGGTGAAGATCTGCGTCTCACGTACGTGGCGCTGACGCGTGCCGAGTCCCGATGCTACGTGACGTGGGGCACGTTCTCCGACGCCGCCGCGTCGCCGCTCGGTTGGCTCATTCAGGGCACTGGTGACACGGTGGAGCGGGAGCCGATCGATACGCTGATCGCCGCCAGCGTCGGTACGATGGGTATCGCCGACGTGGTCTTGGAGGCACCGTCGACGCGGTCACCGGCCCCGGCCAAGCCGCCCGAACGCCGCGCAGCGCTCACGTTCGCGACGGCGCCGGGTCAGCTGGCCATCTGGCGCAGCAGCAGTTTCACCGTGCTCACACGCAACGTGTCGCACGTGGACAGCCGTGACGTCGACGACATCCTGCAACCCGATGAGGCGCGTCGCACCGCCATGCATGTGGCGGGCTTTCGCGGTGTGCCGGCCGGTGCCGATATCGGTAACGTGCTACACGGCCTGTTCGAGCACACCGACTTCACGAATCCGGACGCGACCACCGACGCGGCCGTGCAGGACGCCCTTCGCGCGTACGGCGTGACGGTGCCACGCGATGGACGGTGGACTCCGACGCACATCCGCGAGATGATCGACACGGTCTGTCGCGCCGAAATTCCCGACGCGGGCTTCGCGCTGAGCGCGGTGCCGACTGCAGCTACGTTGCGCGAGTGGCGCTTTGCCATGCCCGTGCGGGATTTCTCGATGGCGGCGGTGGCGAGCGCGCTCGAGACGCAAGGCTCAGACCACGCACGCGAGTACGCGCCGATGTTGAGACGGCTGCGTGACGATCAGTTCCGTGGCTATCTCACCGGCTCGATCGACCTCGCCTTTGAGCACGCGGGGCGCTGGCACATTCTCGACTGGAAATCGAACTGGCTCGGCGCCAACGACGCTGACTATACCCCCGCTGCGCTCGGGCACGCGATGCACGCGGCGCACTACACCCTGCAGTATCACGTGTATCTGGTGGCACTCCATCGGCACCTGCGGGCGCGCCAAGCTGGATACAATGCGCGCAACCACTGGGGACAGGTCACCTACGCGTTCCTGCGCGGTATCGCCGCGACCGGACACGACGGCTGGTTCACCGATGCGCCGACACCCGAGCTGCTGCACGCGCTCGATCGCGCCTTTGGAGGCACGCCATGA
- a CDS encoding amidohydrolase family protein, which yields MSRSPWRFSALCAAAIATTAPFVAQGQGAAPRAGARAPEKPLPLEVGRTFSLDTREGTWLSLDVSPDGSTIAFDMLGDLYTMPFAGGDATRITSGMAFDAQPRFSPDGKSIVFISDREGADNVHAVDLATKTVKAITRGKTNVYLSAEWSPDGKYIVASKGGFRGGLPTLWMYHADGGNGMSLYTAPPNAAPGTAVQQAGAAFSADGKSIWYTQRTGAWNYNSQFPQYQIYVYNRDTGEREVQSTRYGSAVRPTLSPDGKWLVYGSRYEDKTGLRVRELATGEERWLAYPTQRDEMESRAPLDALPGMSFTPDSKELIASYANKIWRVAIDGSGQTEIPFRVQATVEAGPELAFKYPISDSAQFTVRQIRDAVPSPDGKQLAFIALEKLYVMDYPGGTPRRVSTLNTIESEPAWSPDGKSLAWVTWSDDGGRLYKTAVSPRAAAPVLLSKVVGTLRQPVWSPNGTRIVLTQTAAQGRRDQTGVTAPTNIVWYPATPTAVGGSEPTLIARAAGRSVPHFSKDTSRIYLSSNANGLVSIRWDGSDEQRHLRVTGPAAGGNVDDHDVNPSELMLQRDAEEPNTPGPSATLTLMSPSGDVALAQINQDFYTVVVPPRGTQPSVSVADPNTAAVPVKRLTDIGGQFPAWSSNGKRVHWSIGNAHVVYDLDSAAVRDAAIAASRRDSTVADSLRPRPYAPAEKRVLVQATRDIPRGTVVLRNARMITMKGDEIIARGDLVITSNRITAVGASGSVTVPAGATEMDLAGATVIPGFVDTHAHLRAERGTIHETQPWAYLANLAYGVTTTRDPQTATTDVLTYQDMVDAGQIIGPRIFSTGPGIFDRDLIRDQEHARSILKRYSSYYDTKTIKMYVAGVRQTRQWIIKAAREQQLMPTTEGSLDVKLNLSETIDGYPGLEHSMGIVPLGSDVTKFMAWSNRTYTPTLLVNYGGPWGENYFYTKENPYGDPKLQRFTAYEELALKTRRRMASMPGGGTAGGWFRDEEYIFPQLATEATKILRAGGRLGIGSHGQLQGLGYHWELWAMASGGMTPMEALRTATAMGAQAIGLQGDVGSIEVGKLADLVVLDADPLVNLRNTLKIKFVMKNGRMYDGNTLAETYPTKRDGPVVPNRPIAPATKAGSK from the coding sequence ATGTCCCGCTCGCCCTGGCGATTCAGCGCGCTGTGCGCTGCCGCAATCGCTACCACCGCCCCGTTCGTCGCCCAGGGACAAGGCGCCGCCCCTCGCGCCGGTGCACGCGCTCCGGAGAAGCCCCTGCCGCTCGAAGTGGGCCGCACGTTCTCCCTCGACACGCGCGAAGGCACCTGGCTATCGCTCGATGTGAGCCCAGACGGCTCCACGATTGCCTTCGACATGCTCGGCGATCTGTACACCATGCCGTTCGCCGGGGGTGACGCGACGCGCATCACCAGCGGGATGGCGTTCGATGCGCAGCCGCGCTTCAGCCCCGATGGCAAGTCGATCGTGTTCATCTCCGATCGCGAAGGTGCCGATAACGTGCACGCGGTGGACCTCGCTACGAAGACGGTGAAGGCCATCACGCGCGGCAAGACGAACGTGTATCTGTCGGCCGAGTGGTCGCCCGATGGCAAGTACATCGTGGCCAGCAAGGGTGGGTTCCGCGGTGGACTCCCCACGCTCTGGATGTATCACGCCGACGGTGGCAACGGCATGTCGTTGTACACGGCACCGCCGAACGCGGCGCCGGGTACCGCGGTGCAGCAGGCCGGTGCCGCCTTCAGCGCTGACGGGAAGTCGATCTGGTACACGCAGCGTACCGGCGCCTGGAACTACAACTCGCAGTTCCCGCAGTATCAGATCTACGTGTACAACCGCGACACCGGCGAGCGCGAAGTGCAGTCGACGCGCTACGGATCGGCCGTGCGCCCCACGCTGAGCCCTGATGGCAAGTGGTTGGTGTACGGCTCACGTTACGAAGACAAGACCGGACTCCGCGTGCGCGAACTCGCTACCGGCGAAGAGCGCTGGTTGGCCTATCCGACGCAACGCGACGAGATGGAATCGCGCGCGCCACTGGACGCCCTCCCCGGCATGAGCTTTACGCCCGACTCGAAGGAGTTGATCGCGAGTTACGCCAACAAGATCTGGCGCGTGGCGATCGACGGCAGCGGGCAAACGGAGATTCCGTTTCGCGTGCAGGCCACGGTCGAAGCCGGGCCGGAGCTGGCGTTCAAGTATCCGATCTCTGACAGCGCGCAGTTCACCGTACGGCAGATACGCGACGCCGTGCCAAGTCCCGATGGCAAGCAGCTCGCGTTCATTGCGCTCGAGAAGTTGTACGTGATGGACTACCCGGGCGGCACGCCGCGGCGCGTCTCCACGTTGAACACGATCGAGTCGGAGCCGGCCTGGTCGCCCGACGGCAAGTCGCTGGCGTGGGTCACGTGGTCCGACGACGGCGGACGCCTGTACAAGACCGCGGTGTCACCGCGAGCTGCGGCCCCGGTGTTGCTGAGCAAAGTGGTCGGAACGCTGCGTCAGCCGGTGTGGTCGCCGAACGGTACGCGCATCGTGCTCACGCAGACCGCCGCGCAGGGTCGTCGTGATCAGACCGGCGTGACGGCGCCCACGAACATCGTGTGGTATCCCGCCACGCCCACCGCCGTCGGGGGCAGTGAGCCCACGCTGATCGCGCGGGCTGCCGGTCGCAGCGTGCCGCACTTCTCGAAGGACACGTCGCGCATCTACCTGTCATCCAACGCGAACGGACTCGTGTCGATCCGCTGGGATGGCAGCGACGAACAGCGGCACCTGCGCGTGACCGGGCCCGCCGCCGGCGGCAACGTGGACGATCACGACGTAAATCCGTCGGAACTCATGTTGCAGCGCGACGCCGAGGAGCCCAACACGCCGGGCCCGTCGGCGACACTCACGCTCATGTCGCCCAGCGGCGACGTGGCGTTGGCGCAGATAAATCAGGATTTCTACACGGTGGTCGTGCCGCCTCGCGGAACGCAGCCGTCGGTGAGCGTGGCCGATCCGAACACGGCCGCCGTGCCGGTGAAGCGACTCACCGATATCGGTGGACAGTTCCCGGCGTGGAGCAGCAACGGCAAGCGCGTGCACTGGTCGATCGGCAATGCGCACGTGGTATACGATCTTGACTCGGCGGCGGTGCGTGACGCTGCGATCGCCGCGTCGCGCCGTGACTCCACCGTGGCCGATAGTCTGCGTCCGCGGCCGTACGCGCCTGCCGAGAAGCGCGTGCTGGTGCAGGCCACGCGCGACATCCCTCGGGGGACCGTGGTGCTGCGCAACGCGCGCATGATCACCATGAAGGGTGACGAAATCATCGCCCGTGGTGACCTCGTCATCACGAGCAATCGCATCACCGCGGTTGGCGCCTCGGGCAGCGTGACCGTGCCTGCTGGGGCGACCGAGATGGATCTGGCCGGCGCCACCGTGATCCCCGGCTTCGTCGACACGCATGCGCACCTGCGCGCCGAACGCGGCACCATTCACGAAACGCAGCCGTGGGCGTATCTGGCGAATCTCGCGTACGGCGTGACCACCACGCGCGATCCGCAAACCGCCACGACCGACGTGCTCACATATCAGGACATGGTCGATGCCGGTCAGATCATCGGCCCGCGGATCTTCTCCACAGGCCCCGGCATTTTCGATCGCGATCTCATCCGCGACCAGGAGCATGCGCGCAGCATCCTCAAGCGCTACAGCAGCTACTACGACACCAAGACGATCAAGATGTACGTGGCCGGCGTGCGTCAGACACGCCAGTGGATCATCAAGGCGGCGCGCGAGCAGCAGCTCATGCCCACCACGGAAGGCTCGCTCGACGTGAAGCTCAATCTCAGCGAGACGATCGACGGTTATCCCGGCCTCGAGCACTCGATGGGCATCGTGCCGCTCGGAAGCGACGTCACGAAGTTCATGGCGTGGTCGAATCGCACGTACACGCCCACGCTGCTGGTGAATTACGGCGGTCCGTGGGGCGAGAACTACTTCTACACGAAGGAGAATCCGTACGGCGACCCCAAGCTCCAGCGCTTCACCGCGTACGAGGAGCTGGCGCTCAAGACGCGTCGTCGCATGGCGTCGATGCCCGGTGGTGGCACGGCCGGCGGCTGGTTCCGCGATGAGGAGTACATCTTCCCGCAGTTGGCCACGGAAGCCACCAAGATCCTCCGCGCTGGTGGACGGCTCGGCATCGGCAGTCACGGCCAGCTGCAGGGACTCGGCTACCACTGGGAGCTGTGGGCCATGGCGAGCGGTGGCATGACGCCGATGGAAGCGCTGCGCACCGCCACGGCGATGGGCGCGCAGGCGATCGGACTGCAAGGCGACGTGGGCTCGATCGAAGTCGGCAAGCTCGCCGATCTGGTGGTGCTCGATGCCGATCCGCTGGTCAACCTGCGCAACACCCTCAAGATCAAGTTCGTCATGAAGAACGGCCGGATGTACGACGGTAATACGCTGGCCGAGACGTACCCGACCAAGCGTGATGGTCCGGTGGTCCCCAACCGTCCTATCGCGCCGGCTACGAAGGCGGGTTCGAAGTAG